From one Brachypodium distachyon strain Bd21 chromosome 4, Brachypodium_distachyon_v3.0, whole genome shotgun sequence genomic stretch:
- the LOC100841361 gene encoding uncharacterized protein LOC100841361 isoform X2, which translates to MRKPSVSGSSRRILDRRRMNKLRRKKAGLADIATGFCMNGLAAACIDWSDGIRQEIGGNVLSCLFNMKRPQRFSRKLAYQLMLKMNPATMEMDFGNGRKVKLTREYMAHATGLPNKGVRVVAPTTERRRVLLRKVHTVLKTGTKDTQLPSMDTLTRILKQATVIELNQNGVYRAKYEMPNARGGIELDGCLLALQTFFMDHKANTPQDVMAMEFPRIVHYDLVALEDYVKLRASRCKGVIKLGDAVADDEDGFERTGWRSDGVRTPSPNIEGRESVKWGKSCRRTGAVRNNVSKEIDKSLFIKIMDVARKVVAMQSAGCGLNAREDRDCLSQFLKGVDDEDVQRIFDIIDRSMSEQKKWDIL; encoded by the exons ATGAGGAAGCCATCTGTCTCTGGGAGCTCAAGGAGGATCTTGGACAGGCGCAGGATGAACAaattgaggaggaagaaagcagGATTAGCTGACATTGCAACAGGTTTCTGTATGAATGGGCTGGCAGCAGCATGCATCGACTGGAGCGATGGAATAAGACAAGAAATAGGGGGCAATGTATTGAGCTGTTTGTTTAACATGAAGCGTCCTCAAAGATTTAGTAGGAAGCTGGCGTATCAGCTCATGCTAAAGATGAATCCTGCGACAATGGAGATGGACTTCGGTAACGGAAGGAAAGTGAAACTGACAAGGGAATATATGGCGCATGCGACCGGTTTGCCGAACAAGGGTGTTCGGGTGGTCGCGCCGACCACGGAGCGTCGCAGAGTTTTGCTGAGAAAGGTGCACACAGTACTGAAAACTGGGACAAAGGACACGCAGCTACCATCGATGGACACGCTGACAAGAATCTTAAAACAAGCCACCGTAATAGAGCTAAATCAG AACGGTGTTTACCGGGCCAAATACGAGATGCCAAATGCTCGTGGGGGAATCGAGCTAGACGGCTGCCTGTTGGCCCTCCAG ACATTCTTCATGGATCATAAAGCAAACACACCTCAAGACGTCATGGCAATGGAGTTTCCTAGAATAGTACACTACGATCTAGTGGCTTTGGAGGATTACGTGAAACTGAGAGCGTCACGCTGCAAAGGAGTGATTAAG TTGGGAGATGCAGTTGCGGATGACGAAGATGGCTTTGAGAGAACTGGTTGGCGATCCGATGGGGTTAGAACACCTAGTCCTAATATAGAGGGCCGGGAGTCCGTTAAATGGGGAAAATCGTGCCGTCGCACTGGAGCTGTGCGCAACAATGTATCAAAAGAAATTGATAAGAGCCTTTTCATAAAG ATAATGGATGTTGCGAGGAAAGTGGTGGCGATGCAGAGTGCAGGGTGCGGCCTAAATGCAAGAGAAGACAGAGACTGCTTGTCGCAATTTCTGAAAGGTGTGGACGACGAGGATGTGCAGAGGATATTCGACATAATTGACAGAAGCATGAGTGAGCAGAAGAAATGGGACATTTTATGA
- the LOC100841361 gene encoding uncharacterized protein LOC100841361 isoform X1 has protein sequence MRKPSVSGSSRRILDRRRMNKLRRKKAGLADIATGFCMNGLAAACIDWSDGIRQEIGGNVLSCLFNMKRPQRFSRKLAYQLMLKMNPATMEMDFGNGRKVKLTREYMAHATGLPNKGVRVVAPTTERRRVLLRKVHTVLKTGTKDTQLPSMDTLTRILKQATVIELNQVNKSMLLTALTMLACATFVAPKRSCSSVASEVLLLVDNPARIKDHNLALYAWETLQNGVYRAKYEMPNARGGIELDGCLLALQTFFMDHKANTPQDVMAMEFPRIVHYDLVALEDYVKLRASRCKGVIKLGDAVADDEDGFERTGWRSDGVRTPSPNIEGRESVKWGKSCRRTGAVRNNVSKEIDKSLFIKIMDVARKVVAMQSAGCGLNAREDRDCLSQFLKGVDDEDVQRIFDIIDRSMSEQKKWDIL, from the exons ATGAGGAAGCCATCTGTCTCTGGGAGCTCAAGGAGGATCTTGGACAGGCGCAGGATGAACAaattgaggaggaagaaagcagGATTAGCTGACATTGCAACAGGTTTCTGTATGAATGGGCTGGCAGCAGCATGCATCGACTGGAGCGATGGAATAAGACAAGAAATAGGGGGCAATGTATTGAGCTGTTTGTTTAACATGAAGCGTCCTCAAAGATTTAGTAGGAAGCTGGCGTATCAGCTCATGCTAAAGATGAATCCTGCGACAATGGAGATGGACTTCGGTAACGGAAGGAAAGTGAAACTGACAAGGGAATATATGGCGCATGCGACCGGTTTGCCGAACAAGGGTGTTCGGGTGGTCGCGCCGACCACGGAGCGTCGCAGAGTTTTGCTGAGAAAGGTGCACACAGTACTGAAAACTGGGACAAAGGACACGCAGCTACCATCGATGGACACGCTGACAAGAATCTTAAAACAAGCCACCGTAATAGAGCTAAATCAGGTAAACAAGTCCATGCTGCTGACAGCTCTTACTATGCTGGCTTGTGCTACCTTCGTCGCACCAAAAAGGTCATGTTCTTCTGTAGCGTCAGAGGTTTTGTTGCTTGTTGATAATCCTGCAAGGATTAAAGATCATAACCTTGCTCTGTACGCGTGGGAGACTCTGCAGAACGGTGTTTACCGGGCCAAATACGAGATGCCAAATGCTCGTGGGGGAATCGAGCTAGACGGCTGCCTGTTGGCCCTCCAG ACATTCTTCATGGATCATAAAGCAAACACACCTCAAGACGTCATGGCAATGGAGTTTCCTAGAATAGTACACTACGATCTAGTGGCTTTGGAGGATTACGTGAAACTGAGAGCGTCACGCTGCAAAGGAGTGATTAAG TTGGGAGATGCAGTTGCGGATGACGAAGATGGCTTTGAGAGAACTGGTTGGCGATCCGATGGGGTTAGAACACCTAGTCCTAATATAGAGGGCCGGGAGTCCGTTAAATGGGGAAAATCGTGCCGTCGCACTGGAGCTGTGCGCAACAATGTATCAAAAGAAATTGATAAGAGCCTTTTCATAAAG ATAATGGATGTTGCGAGGAAAGTGGTGGCGATGCAGAGTGCAGGGTGCGGCCTAAATGCAAGAGAAGACAGAGACTGCTTGTCGCAATTTCTGAAAGGTGTGGACGACGAGGATGTGCAGAGGATATTCGACATAATTGACAGAAGCATGAGTGAGCAGAAGAAATGGGACATTTTATGA
- the LOC106866757 gene encoding uncharacterized protein LOC106866757, translating into MHLGLFGSGNINACDLVDDAGFRDESLGQNVPAAISTSSEPSNSGSEDTLPDDSKFRTKNDLNMRSHSMEQNSPMAATCYVEGEVGRFADTSAAAEDLLWFARSGSSRDGGAGGVYRYTEVDGADVVDDFYDNVQCCTGRTGHELEEAWFRHMEPELLTMSGYELREEFTIGAHMTRKGVDAVVRLFYDRVLVGTDDATNNSGKLLGNTGFVVS; encoded by the exons ATGCATCTCGGGTTGTTCGGCAGTGGAAACATTAACG CATGTGATTTGGTGGACGACGCTGGTTTCCGGGATGAAAGTCTTGGCCAAAATGTACCAGCAGCAATATCGACAAGCTCGGAGCCGAGTAATTCTGGATCAGAGGATACGTTGCCAG ATGATAGTAAATTTAGAACAAAAAATGACCTGAATATGAGGAGCCATTCCATGGAACAAAACTCGCCAATGGCAGCAACATGTTATGTTGAGGGGGAGGTTGGACGCTTTGCAG ACACCAGTGCTGCCGCGGAAGACTTGCTATGGTTCGCAAGAAGTGGAAGTTCACGTGATGGTGGTGCGGGTGGAGTATATAGATACACCGAAGTGGATGGTGCTGATGTTGTCGACGACTTCTACGACAATGTCCAGTGTTGCACCGGACGCACCGGACATGAACTTGAAGA GGCATGGTTTCGGCATATGGAACCAGAATTGCTAACGATGTCAGGATACGAGCTCAGGGAGGAATTCACAATCGGCGCGCATATGACTAGGAAGGGGGTGGATGCTGTGGTACGGTTATTTTACGACCGTGTATTGGTTGGAACGGACGATGCAACGAACAATTCTGGGAAGCTCCTTGGGAACACTGGTTTCGTGGTAAGCTGA